The Petrotoga olearia DSM 13574 genome includes a region encoding these proteins:
- a CDS encoding carbohydrate kinase family protein, producing the protein MAILCAGEILFDFISKSLNKGLGESELFEKRPGGSPFNVAVGVAKLGADVSFLTKISQDEFGKFLFDYLKQNGVNTDCAFTVEGLKTSLAFAAVDAQGKAEYEFYRDNAADTKLELKDIENLDYEKFNVFHFGSIALIDEPTSSTLTRLFDNFVSGDLVTSFDPNIRLSLIKNRENYNSLVKSIIKKVDILKMSDDDLYYLTEKKNVEEAIMTLSVKEGAILFVTLGSQGSLVYKDGIIERVPGYKVKVVETVGCGDSFMAGILYKLKDFSKDELSNITVEELAEYADFANKCAAIVATKQGAANAMPSLSEVSQFEFLKSRFYI; encoded by the coding sequence ATGGCTATTCTCTGTGCGGGTGAAATTCTCTTTGATTTTATATCAAAATCTCTAAACAAAGGTCTTGGAGAAAGTGAGCTTTTTGAGAAGCGACCTGGAGGATCTCCTTTTAATGTAGCTGTGGGGGTTGCAAAATTAGGTGCCGATGTTTCTTTTTTAACGAAGATATCTCAAGATGAATTTGGTAAATTTCTATTTGATTACTTAAAACAAAATGGAGTGAACACAGATTGTGCTTTTACGGTTGAAGGGTTGAAAACCAGTCTGGCCTTTGCGGCGGTTGATGCCCAAGGAAAGGCTGAGTATGAGTTTTATAGAGATAATGCTGCAGATACTAAATTAGAATTAAAAGATATAGAGAATTTAGATTATGAAAAATTTAATGTCTTTCATTTTGGTTCTATAGCCCTTATAGATGAACCTACATCAAGTACCTTGACTAGATTGTTCGACAATTTTGTTTCTGGTGATTTGGTAACTTCTTTTGATCCAAACATTAGATTGTCTCTTATAAAGAATAGAGAAAATTACAACAGTCTTGTAAAAAGTATAATTAAAAAGGTTGATATCTTAAAAATGAGTGATGATGACTTGTATTATTTAACTGAGAAAAAGAATGTTGAAGAAGCTATAATGACCCTTTCTGTCAAAGAAGGTGCTATTTTGTTCGTGACTTTAGGAAGTCAAGGTTCTTTAGTTTATAAAGATGGTATTATTGAAAGAGTTCCAGGTTATAAAGTAAAGGTTGTTGAAACTGTGGGTTGTGGAGATTCTTTTATGGCAGGTATTTTGTATAAATTAAAGGATTTTTCTAAAGATGAGCTTTCCAACATTACTGTAGAAGAACTTGCTGAATATGCAGATTTTGCAAATAAATGTGCAGCTATTGTTGCTACGAAACAAGGAGCCGCGAATGCTATGCCAAGTTTATCTGAAGTTAGTCAATTTGAATTTTTAAAAAGTCGTTTTTATATTTAA
- a CDS encoding aldo/keto reductase, whose protein sequence is MIFKKFGKTDMNVSVVGYGAWELGGNWGPIEKENGVKILNLAYDNGVNFFDTAPVYGFGQSEEIVGEFLKGKKREDVYIATKCGLEWDQRGRIRNNLKKERVLKEIDDSLKRLKCEYVDLYQIHWPDPNTPLEETAEALQQILDSKKARYIGVSNFSARQIETLIKYVDIVSTQNYYNLLVRDVEKDLFPVVDKYDLTVIPYSPLAKGLLTGKISKDYEPPKNDPRAMDEIFKNRELFVKSVEKVEKLKILSNRIGRPLSQMAINWLLHHKQVSTVIAGSKDEMHVLENIEAGSWELSEEIYLKIEKIVGE, encoded by the coding sequence GTGATATTCAAAAAGTTTGGAAAGACAGATATGAACGTATCTGTTGTAGGATACGGAGCTTGGGAATTAGGTGGAAATTGGGGTCCAATTGAGAAGGAAAATGGCGTTAAAATATTGAACTTAGCTTACGACAATGGAGTTAACTTTTTTGATACAGCCCCTGTCTACGGTTTTGGTCAATCCGAAGAAATAGTTGGAGAATTTTTGAAAGGGAAAAAGAGAGAAGATGTTTACATAGCTACTAAATGTGGTTTAGAGTGGGATCAAAGGGGAAGAATTAGGAATAATTTAAAAAAAGAAAGGGTATTGAAAGAAATAGATGATTCTCTTAAAAGGCTAAAATGTGAGTATGTAGACTTATATCAAATTCATTGGCCCGATCCCAATACTCCTCTTGAAGAAACTGCAGAGGCGTTACAACAGATTTTAGATAGCAAAAAAGCTAGATACATTGGTGTGTCTAACTTTAGTGCACGACAAATTGAAACGTTGATAAAGTATGTTGATATTGTATCCACTCAAAATTATTACAACTTATTGGTTAGAGACGTTGAAAAAGATTTGTTTCCAGTCGTTGATAAGTATGATTTAACAGTCATTCCATACAGTCCTCTTGCCAAAGGATTGTTGACCGGAAAGATTTCCAAGGATTATGAACCTCCGAAGAACGATCCTAGAGCTATGGATGAAATATTTAAGAATAGAGAGCTTTTTGTTAAAAGTGTAGAAAAGGTCGAGAAATTAAAGATTTTATCCAATAGAATTGGAAGACCTTTGTCTCAAATGGCTATTAATTGGTTGTTGCATCATAAACAAGTATCGACAGTTATCGCTGGTTCAAAAGATGAGATGCATGTTTTGGAAAATATTGAAGCAGGAAGTTGGGAACTTAGCGAAGAAATTTATTTAAAGATTGAGAAAATAGTTGGTGAATAG
- a CDS encoding HD domain-containing phosphohydrolase, producing MKPKSVIITIIFTTITIFAFSEKLNIILGEYYPDVYIDNGKLEGFVIDILNEIEKNSDLTFEITVKNWTDAYDTFLNDENYDLIGLIAPTSERKMNLKFYKTVIFVDSFILTKYDNNQTYEELKKYPVGVLNGSFLIDVLKNEGFKDIRVYQTNENVISDLLNEKLSSAAIEDERIVSHYIIANNLKPNIRYVKVFESTPLTFASKKDSEKEEALQIFESTLNNFLKSDGFDLIKNLWVGISTSLSVERQKNINRLLIILIIILISSIVTLVIFYSRSREMVNIINKSNIKLRNSYKEISDLSHKNKELSEKLVKMYQIFYSFIESEDTKTILNNAIEGLVKLIPEAKAGSIGLITDHQWKIYAAYGFNKEIYNITIPLEKVIKVGKHVQEVHNLDSYNEDLSMEITNILTTSNATNLGSSLLVDLYSKERFIGNISVNSMANMKFSDTSKEVMEIFGRLIEIYMDLKFEEREAIEAYNYSLKKLSDVAERFDMETSEHMNRIGQISYEIAKNLGLEERFAQEIKTYAYYHDIGKILIPIEILRKKGSLNDSEWEVMKKHTEYGADIIGNVEIFKVARNIALYHQERYDGSGYPYGLKRENIPIEARIVAVADVYDALRTERPYKKAFSHEESMKILLEGDNKTSPEQFDPEVLKVFVKIADKFKNTY from the coding sequence TTGAAACCTAAAAGTGTTATTATAACTATAATTTTTACTACTATCACAATTTTTGCTTTTTCGGAAAAACTTAATATCATTTTAGGCGAATATTACCCAGATGTGTACATAGATAATGGTAAATTAGAAGGCTTTGTGATTGATATTCTGAACGAAATAGAAAAAAACTCAGATTTGACCTTTGAAATAACGGTAAAAAATTGGACAGATGCATACGATACCTTTTTAAATGACGAAAATTACGACTTAATAGGACTAATAGCACCAACTTCAGAAAGAAAAATGAATTTGAAATTTTATAAAACCGTTATTTTTGTTGACTCATTCATACTGACCAAGTACGATAACAATCAAACATACGAAGAACTAAAAAAATATCCGGTTGGGGTTTTAAATGGGAGTTTTTTAATAGATGTTCTAAAAAACGAAGGATTTAAAGATATTAGAGTGTACCAAACAAATGAAAACGTCATATCAGATCTGCTGAACGAAAAATTATCTTCTGCTGCTATAGAAGATGAAAGAATAGTTTCACACTATATCATAGCAAACAATTTAAAACCTAACATCCGATATGTGAAAGTATTTGAATCGACACCTCTAACCTTTGCCTCCAAAAAGGACAGTGAAAAAGAAGAAGCCTTGCAGATATTTGAAAGTACCCTCAATAATTTTCTAAAAAGCGATGGTTTTGATCTAATTAAAAATTTATGGGTTGGAATAAGTACATCTTTGAGTGTTGAACGTCAAAAAAACATCAATAGATTGCTTATTATCTTGATAATAATTTTGATTAGTTCTATTGTTACTTTGGTTATCTTTTACTCTAGAAGTAGGGAAATGGTTAACATCATAAACAAATCAAATATCAAATTAAGAAACTCTTATAAAGAAATTAGTGATCTTAGCCATAAAAATAAAGAATTGAGTGAAAAACTGGTAAAGATGTATCAAATATTTTATTCTTTCATTGAAAGTGAAGACACAAAGACGATTTTGAATAATGCTATAGAAGGTTTAGTTAAATTGATACCAGAAGCCAAAGCAGGAAGCATAGGACTTATCACCGATCACCAATGGAAAATTTACGCAGCATATGGATTCAACAAAGAAATATACAATATCACCATACCATTAGAAAAAGTCATAAAGGTAGGAAAACACGTTCAAGAAGTTCATAATTTGGATTCATATAATGAAGATCTTTCAATGGAAATTACCAATATTTTAACTACATCTAATGCAACTAATTTGGGAAGTAGCTTGCTTGTGGACTTATACAGCAAAGAAAGATTCATAGGTAACATCTCCGTAAATTCAATGGCAAATATGAAATTTTCTGATACTTCAAAAGAAGTAATGGAAATTTTCGGAAGATTAATTGAAATTTATATGGATCTTAAATTTGAGGAAAGAGAAGCTATCGAAGCCTATAATTATTCTTTAAAAAAACTTAGTGATGTGGCAGAACGTTTTGATATGGAAACTTCTGAACATATGAACAGAATAGGCCAAATAAGTTATGAAATAGCTAAGAATTTAGGTTTAGAAGAACGTTTTGCTCAAGAGATAAAAACATATGCATACTATCATGATATTGGAAAGATACTTATACCCATTGAAATTTTAAGAAAGAAAGGTTCTTTAAACGATTCTGAATGGGAAGTGATGAAAAAACATACCGAATATGGGGCAGATATAATCGGAAATGTCGAAATTTTTAAAGTTGCAAGAAACATCGCATTATATCATCAGGAAAGATACGATGGAAGTGGATATCCCTATGGCTTGAAAAGGGAAAATATTCCTATTGAGGCCAGGATAGTTGCTGTTGCAGATGTATACGATGCACTCAGAACTGAAAGACCATATAAGAAAGCTTTTTCTCATGAAGAAAGTATGAAAATATTATTAGAAGGAGATAACAAAACTTCTCCAGAACAGTTTGACCCTGAAGTATTAAAAGTATTTGTCAAAATCGCAGATAAATTTAAAAATACATATTAA
- the groES gene encoding co-chaperone GroES, which produces MTVKPLGNRLLIKPITEERKTEGGIVLPDSAKEKPQKAEVKEVGKLEEDYDLKAGDKVIFSKYAGTEIKIDDEDYIIIDVEDVLAKVED; this is translated from the coding sequence ATGACAGTGAAACCATTAGGAAACAGGCTACTCATTAAACCCATTACCGAAGAAAGAAAGACTGAAGGTGGTATAGTACTGCCAGATTCAGCAAAAGAAAAACCTCAAAAGGCAGAAGTTAAAGAAGTAGGTAAACTCGAAGAAGATTATGATTTAAAAGCAGGAGACAAGGTGATCTTTTCTAAGTACGCAGGCACTGAAATCAAAATAGATGATGAGGATTACATCATTATCGATGTGGAAGATGTATTAGCAAAAGTAGAAGACTAA
- the groL gene encoding chaperonin GroEL (60 kDa chaperone family; promotes refolding of misfolded polypeptides especially under stressful conditions; forms two stacked rings of heptamers to form a barrel-shaped 14mer; ends can be capped by GroES; misfolded proteins enter the barrel where they are refolded when GroES binds) — translation MAKMLKFNEDARRALERGVNTVADAVKITLGPKGRNVVLEKSWGSPTITNDGVSIAKEIELKDKFEALGAELVKEVASKTNDVAGDGTTTATVLAQSMIQEGLKNVAAGANPILMRNGIAKATDKAVEEIRKASRKLSSKDDIAHVASISANNEEIGNIIAEAMDKVGEDGVITVEDSKTLETYVEFTEGMQFDRGYISPYFVTNTEKMEAEMKEPYILITDKKISAVKSIVPILEKVAQSGKPLVIISEDVEGEALSTLVLNKLRGTLESVAVKAPGFGDRRKEMLRDIAILTGGTVISEEVGLTLEDISINDLGQADLVRVAKEDTIIVGGKGEPTAIKERIAQIKAQIENTTSDYEKETLQERLAKLSGGVAVIKAGAATETELKEKKHRIEDALSATRAAVEEGIVAGGGVTLLRAKKTVEEFANTLSGDEKIGAQLVAKSLDAPVKQIIRNAGLEPAIIIEKIVEKDDPKYGFDVLKEKYIDMFEAGIIDPTKVTRSALQNAASIASMLLTTEVLVAEEPKEDKGPEMPQTPDMY, via the coding sequence ATGGCAAAAATGTTGAAATTTAACGAAGATGCAAGGAGAGCTTTAGAAAGAGGCGTCAATACAGTTGCTGATGCTGTTAAAATAACTTTAGGACCTAAGGGAAGAAATGTTGTTTTAGAAAAGAGTTGGGGATCTCCAACTATCACAAATGATGGTGTTTCTATAGCTAAAGAAATTGAATTAAAAGATAAATTTGAAGCACTTGGAGCAGAGTTAGTCAAAGAGGTAGCTTCCAAAACAAATGATGTAGCCGGAGATGGAACAACTACCGCTACAGTTTTAGCACAGTCTATGATTCAAGAAGGATTGAAAAATGTTGCAGCTGGTGCTAATCCAATATTGATGAGAAACGGTATCGCTAAGGCTACAGACAAAGCTGTAGAAGAAATAAGAAAAGCCAGCAGAAAGTTATCGAGCAAAGATGACATTGCTCATGTAGCTTCTATATCTGCTAATAACGAAGAGATTGGAAATATTATAGCAGAAGCAATGGACAAAGTTGGAGAGGATGGAGTTATAACCGTTGAAGACTCTAAAACTCTCGAAACATATGTAGAATTTACCGAGGGAATGCAATTCGATAGAGGATACATATCTCCATATTTTGTTACAAACACAGAAAAAATGGAAGCAGAAATGAAGGAACCTTATATCTTAATTACAGATAAAAAAATTTCTGCTGTAAAATCAATAGTTCCAATTTTAGAAAAAGTTGCTCAATCTGGAAAACCTTTAGTAATAATTTCAGAAGATGTAGAGGGAGAAGCTCTTTCAACATTAGTTCTTAATAAATTAAGAGGAACCTTGGAATCTGTAGCAGTTAAAGCTCCTGGTTTTGGAGACAGAAGAAAAGAAATGTTGAGAGACATTGCAATTTTAACTGGAGGTACGGTAATATCTGAAGAGGTTGGTCTTACCTTAGAAGATATTTCCATTAACGATCTTGGACAAGCCGATTTAGTAAGAGTCGCAAAAGAAGATACAATCATTGTTGGAGGAAAAGGTGAACCTACAGCAATAAAAGAGAGAATCGCACAAATAAAAGCTCAAATTGAAAATACAACTTCCGATTACGAGAAAGAGACATTACAAGAGAGATTGGCAAAATTATCTGGTGGGGTTGCAGTAATTAAAGCTGGTGCAGCCACAGAGACTGAGTTGAAGGAAAAGAAACATAGAATTGAAGATGCTTTATCTGCAACAAGAGCAGCTGTAGAAGAAGGAATTGTAGCTGGTGGAGGAGTAACATTACTCAGAGCAAAGAAAACCGTTGAGGAATTTGCAAACACCTTGTCAGGAGATGAAAAAATAGGTGCACAATTAGTAGCAAAATCTTTAGATGCTCCTGTAAAACAGATAATAAGAAATGCTGGTTTAGAACCTGCTATAATTATTGAAAAAATAGTTGAAAAAGACGATCCAAAATATGGATTTGATGTTCTAAAAGAAAAATACATAGACATGTTCGAGGCTGGAATAATCGATCCAACCAAAGTTACAAGAAGTGCACTTCAAAATGCTGCATCGATTGCTTCCATGCTTCTAACAACAGAAGTTTTAGTAGCAGAAGAGCCAAAAGAAGACAAAGGTCCAGAAATGCCTCAAACACCAGATATGTACTAA